A stretch of the Mycobacteroides immunogenum genome encodes the following:
- a CDS encoding SDR family oxidoreductase, with product MPHALITGAAGGLGAAIARALAPTHSLLLGGRPSTRLDALATELNATPWPVDLGDQDAVLGAVAGIDTLDVLVHNAGVSYPATIADSSLADWRKTFDVNVLAPVALTQALLPALRAAQGDVVFINSGAGINAHPGIGSYSASKFALRGFADVLRAEEPTLRVTSVHPGRISTPMQQELTEHEGREYDPSEYMRPESVAQLVADAVNLPRDARVHQIVVRQN from the coding sequence ATGCCTCACGCTCTCATCACCGGTGCCGCCGGTGGGCTCGGTGCCGCCATTGCCCGCGCGCTCGCCCCCACGCACAGCCTGCTCTTGGGCGGTCGCCCGTCCACCAGGCTGGACGCCTTGGCCACCGAGTTGAATGCCACCCCCTGGCCCGTCGACCTCGGTGACCAGGACGCGGTCCTCGGCGCCGTGGCCGGCATCGACACACTGGACGTGCTCGTGCACAACGCCGGAGTCTCCTATCCCGCCACCATCGCCGACTCGAGCCTGGCCGACTGGCGAAAGACCTTTGATGTCAACGTATTAGCACCCGTCGCGCTCACCCAGGCCCTGCTGCCCGCACTGCGCGCGGCGCAGGGTGACGTGGTGTTCATCAACTCCGGCGCGGGGATCAACGCGCACCCGGGCATCGGCTCGTACTCGGCCAGCAAGTTCGCGCTGCGTGGATTCGCCGACGTACTGCGCGCCGAGGAACCCACGCTTCGGGTCACCTCGGTGCACCCGGGACGGATCAGCACACCGATGCAACAAGAGCTGACCGAACACGAAGGGCGCGAATACGATCCGAGCGAATACATGCGTCCCGAATCCGTGGCGCAGCTGGTCGCCGATGCCGTGAATCTGCCGCGCGACGCCCGGGTACACCAG
- the pdhA gene encoding pyruvate dehydrogenase (acetyl-transferring) E1 component subunit alpha, with protein sequence MEIIQLLDPDGIRIENPEYAPLVADVDDDQLRALYEDMVVVRRIDNEATALQRQGELALWAPLLGQEAAQVGSARALQHDDFAFTSFREHGVAYCRGVEPTAMLQFWRGSTQSGWNPRDHNITAPAIIVGAQSLHATGYAMGVKFDGSDTAVIAYFGDGATSQGDVSEAFAFASSFGAPVVFFCQNNQWAISEPVRVQSHLPLAARGIGFGVPGIQVDGNDVLAVMAATRAALRRAREGSGPTLIEAVTYRMGPHTTSDDPTKYRNAAELDEWRAKDPLARVEKYLESKGALTESEKERIAAKADQVAAQMRAGCLGTVEPTAADMFNHVYAEPHSLVAAERHDYLEYLEGFEDEGIAS encoded by the coding sequence ATGGAGATCATCCAGCTCCTCGATCCGGACGGTATCCGGATCGAGAATCCGGAGTACGCACCCCTGGTCGCCGATGTCGATGACGATCAGCTGAGGGCGCTGTACGAGGACATGGTGGTGGTCCGCCGCATCGATAACGAGGCCACGGCCCTGCAGCGTCAGGGTGAGCTCGCGTTGTGGGCGCCGCTGTTGGGTCAGGAAGCCGCGCAGGTCGGTTCCGCTCGCGCGCTGCAACACGACGACTTCGCCTTCACCAGTTTCCGCGAGCACGGCGTCGCCTACTGCCGTGGCGTCGAACCCACCGCGATGCTGCAATTCTGGCGCGGCTCAACACAATCGGGCTGGAACCCGCGCGATCACAACATCACCGCGCCTGCCATCATCGTCGGCGCGCAGTCGCTGCACGCCACCGGATACGCCATGGGGGTGAAGTTCGACGGATCGGATACCGCGGTCATCGCGTACTTCGGCGACGGTGCCACCAGTCAGGGCGACGTTTCCGAGGCGTTCGCCTTCGCGTCGAGTTTCGGTGCGCCCGTGGTCTTCTTCTGTCAGAACAACCAGTGGGCGATCAGCGAGCCGGTCCGGGTGCAGAGTCATCTGCCGCTGGCCGCCCGGGGCATCGGCTTCGGCGTCCCCGGGATTCAGGTGGACGGCAATGACGTGCTGGCCGTGATGGCAGCGACCCGCGCGGCGCTGCGGCGTGCCCGCGAGGGCAGCGGCCCCACCCTGATCGAAGCGGTCACCTACCGGATGGGACCGCACACCACCTCCGACGACCCCACCAAGTACCGCAACGCGGCCGAACTGGACGAGTGGCGCGCCAAGGATCCGCTGGCGCGGGTGGAAAAGTACCTGGAGAGCAAGGGTGCGCTGACCGAATCGGAGAAGGAGCGCATCGCCGCGAAGGCCGATCAGGTGGCTGCCCAGATGCGGGCGGGATGCCTGGGCACGGTCGAGCCGACCGCCGCCGACATGTTCAACCACGTCTACGCGGAACCACATTCGCTTGTCGCCGCCGAACGGCACGACTACCTGGAGTATCTCGAGGGCTTTGAGGATGAAGGGATCGCATCATGA
- the ggh gene encoding glucosylglycerate hydrolase, translating into MPSHPMFTPTQLAARAAYLLRGNDRGTMTSAAPKLYPHMWSWDAAFVAVGLAPLSVERAVTELDTLLSAQWANGMIPHIVFANGVDGYFPGPARWQTAELAANAPSGHQTSGITQPPVHAIAVQRILDHARRRGRSARGIAEAFLDRRWSDLMRWHRWLAETRDQNQHGRITLYHGWESGMDNSPRWDGAYANVVPGELPPYTREDTTIVTDPSQRPKDAEYDVYLWLLEEMKSVRYDDARLPDAMSFAMEDVFVSAIFSVACEVLATIGEEHARPRADVRELHSWAERFRQGVLDTTEERTGAARDFDVKTGKWVATDTVAVFAPLLTGGLPRPQELALLRLLEGPRFCGHPDLRYALVPSTSPVSRDFRPREYWRGPVWPVLTWLFCWAFERRGWGERAFLLRQEGLRQAGDGSFAEYYEPFTGEPLGSMQQSWTAAAVLDWLG; encoded by the coding sequence ATGCCCTCCCACCCGATGTTCACTCCCACGCAGCTGGCCGCGCGCGCGGCATACCTGCTCAGGGGTAATGACCGGGGAACGATGACCAGTGCCGCACCGAAGCTCTATCCGCACATGTGGAGCTGGGACGCGGCATTCGTGGCGGTCGGGTTGGCGCCGTTGAGCGTCGAGCGCGCGGTCACTGAGCTGGACACCCTGCTGTCGGCACAATGGGCCAACGGGATGATCCCGCACATCGTGTTCGCGAACGGAGTCGACGGGTACTTTCCGGGTCCGGCCCGCTGGCAGACGGCCGAGCTGGCGGCGAACGCGCCGTCGGGGCATCAGACATCGGGCATCACGCAGCCGCCCGTGCATGCCATCGCGGTGCAGCGCATCCTGGATCACGCCCGACGGCGGGGCCGCAGCGCCCGGGGCATCGCGGAGGCCTTCCTGGACCGGCGCTGGTCCGATCTCATGCGGTGGCATCGGTGGCTGGCCGAGACGCGGGACCAGAATCAGCATGGTCGCATCACCCTGTATCACGGGTGGGAATCCGGGATGGACAACTCGCCGCGCTGGGATGGGGCCTACGCCAACGTTGTTCCGGGCGAGCTGCCGCCGTACACGCGCGAGGACACCACCATCGTGACCGATCCGTCGCAGCGGCCCAAGGACGCCGAATACGACGTGTATCTGTGGCTGTTGGAAGAGATGAAATCGGTGCGCTACGACGATGCCCGGCTGCCCGACGCGATGAGCTTCGCCATGGAGGACGTCTTCGTCTCGGCGATCTTCTCGGTGGCATGCGAGGTGCTGGCCACCATCGGGGAGGAGCATGCCCGCCCGCGCGCTGATGTGCGTGAATTGCACAGCTGGGCGGAGCGGTTCCGGCAGGGCGTTCTCGATACCACCGAGGAGCGCACCGGGGCGGCAAGGGATTTCGATGTCAAGACGGGTAAGTGGGTCGCCACCGACACGGTGGCTGTGTTCGCGCCGCTGCTCACCGGCGGGCTGCCGCGCCCGCAGGAGCTGGCCCTGCTGCGGCTGCTGGAGGGACCGCGGTTCTGCGGCCATCCCGATCTGCGCTACGCGCTGGTGCCTTCCACGTCACCGGTCTCGCGAGACTTTCGGCCGCGTGAGTACTGGCGGGGTCCGGTCTGGCCGGTGCTCACCTGGCTGTTCTGTTGGGCGTTCGAGCGGCGCGGCTGGGGTGAGCGCGCATTCCTGTTGCGGCAAGAGGGACTACGGCAGGCAGGCGACGGTTCGTTCGCGGAGTACTACGAGCCGTTCACCGGGGAGCCGCTGGGTAGCATGCAGCAATCATGGACGGCCGCAGCGGTTTTGGATTGGTTGGGTTAA
- a CDS encoding Lrp/AsnC family transcriptional regulator: MTTLDATDAKLLLALTQTPRASGVELAQRLNLSRNTVQARLTRWDQHEALAGIDHQIVPRAMGYPMTAYVTARIDQHQLSAIGAALADIPEVVQVHGLAGADDLMIKVVAVDSDDLYRIAGYILDIPGITRTSIAIAMHELVAFRMTPLLRRLARQG, translated from the coding sequence ATGACTACTCTGGATGCCACCGATGCGAAGTTGTTACTCGCACTCACGCAAACTCCCCGCGCATCCGGGGTGGAGCTGGCGCAGCGGCTGAATCTGTCGCGCAACACGGTGCAGGCACGACTGACGCGCTGGGATCAGCACGAGGCCCTGGCCGGCATCGATCATCAGATCGTCCCGCGCGCGATGGGCTATCCGATGACGGCGTATGTCACCGCGCGCATCGACCAGCACCAGTTGAGCGCGATCGGTGCGGCACTGGCCGATATACCGGAAGTGGTGCAAGTGCACGGCCTGGCCGGAGCCGACGATCTCATGATCAAGGTGGTGGCCGTCGATAGCGACGACCTCTATCGGATCGCGGGATACATTCTCGATATCCCGGGTATCACCCGTACCTCGATCGCCATCGCGATGCACGAGCTGGTGGCGTTCCGAATGACACCGCTGCTACGGCGTCTCGCCAGGCAGGGGTGA